The genomic segment GATTTTGGCGTTTATCATGCAGGTTTTAGGAAAGAAAATTCACGAAAGATATATGACGGCACAGCAGGCGTTCGGTGATTTGAATGATAACGTCTTGGAAGCAGTCGCGGGTGTAAGGGTTGTTCGTGCATACGTCCAGGAACGTGCATCTGAAAAAGGGTTTGCTGATATGACGGAAGATGTCTATCAGAAAAACATGCACGTCGAGAAGATTGACGCGCTGTTCATGCCAATTTCGAAAGTACTGACAGGTCTGACGTATATGATTGGGCTCGGTTACGGGGCCTACCTTGTATCCATTGGTGATATGACGCTAGGGAATCTCGTTACCTTTAATGTCTATCTTGGGATGATTGTTTGGCCGATGTTTGCAATCGGTGAATTGATTAACGTTTTACAACGCGGAAATGCGTCACTCGACCGGGTGACAGAGACGCTTGATTATGAGGAAGATGTGAAGGATCCTAAACATCCCGTGAATGTTGAACAACCTAATAGTGTAGGTTTCCAGGATGTTACTTTCACTTATCCGACGTCGCATTCGGTCAACTTGGATGCTATTAAGCTCCATTTGAAACGTGGCGATACGCTTGGGATAGTTGGAAAAACCGGTAGTGGAAAGACGACATTCGTCAAACAGCTACTGCGTGAATATCCATCCGGAGAAGGGGAAATCGTCTTCTCGGGAGTACCAATGCAGTCAATGACAAAAGATCAGGTAAGGGATTGGATTGGTTACGTCCCGCAAGATCACGTTCTGTTTTCACGGTCAGTCAGGGATAATATCTTATTCGGACGACCCGATGCAACCGAAGCGGACATTGCGGAAACGATTCGTCTGTCCTATTTTGAAAAAGATCTTGAAATGCTTCCTGAAGGACTTGAAACACTCGTCGGAGAGAAGGGTGTTGCATTATCCGGAGGGCAGAAACAGCGAATATCCATTGCACGAGCACTGGTGAAAAATCCAGAGATTCTTATTTTAGATGACTCGCTTTCTGCGGTCGATGCAAAAACGGAAGCGAAAATCATAGAAAATATTCAAACGGAACGTTCTGGAAAAACGACAATTATTACAACACACCGACTGTCTGCTATTCAGCATGCAGACTGGATTATCGTACTTGACGATGGGCGTGTTATTGAAGAGGGAACACATGAGGGCTTACTTGGAATGAACGGCTGGTACAAAGAACAATTCGACCGCCAACAGATTGGGGAGGTTGAATAATATGGGTACCGGTAGACGCTTACTCCACTACGCACTTGACTATAAAAAATTATTACTGACAGGTATTATTCTTCTCGCGTTCGCAGTCGCTGCGGATCTAATGGGACCAATGATTGCCAAGAAAATCATTGATGACCACATTGCAGGGGCTACTGGCGGGGGCATGGATTTCGCTCCGATTGCCAAGCTGCTTGCCATCTTTTTCG from the Sporosarcina psychrophila genome contains:
- a CDS encoding ABC transporter ATP-binding protein; protein product: MFSVLFKLKWFFKENRKRYTVALILLMVTNILVVIPPWLIGQAIDSIYTQTLTARLLVIFIGSMFLIMLFNYASNYVWQYQLFGGAYVIERQLRGKLMHHFLKMTPTFYEKNKTGDLMARSTNDLRAISETAGFGIMTLVDSTLYLLTLVLTMGFLVSWKLTLVAILPLPILAFIMQVLGKKIHERYMTAQQAFGDLNDNVLEAVAGVRVVRAYVQERASEKGFADMTEDVYQKNMHVEKIDALFMPISKVLTGLTYMIGLGYGAYLVSIGDMTLGNLVTFNVYLGMIVWPMFAIGELINVLQRGNASLDRVTETLDYEEDVKDPKHPVNVEQPNSVGFQDVTFTYPTSHSVNLDAIKLHLKRGDTLGIVGKTGSGKTTFVKQLLREYPSGEGEIVFSGVPMQSMTKDQVRDWIGYVPQDHVLFSRSVRDNILFGRPDATEADIAETIRLSYFEKDLEMLPEGLETLVGEKGVALSGGQKQRISIARALVKNPEILILDDSLSAVDAKTEAKIIENIQTERSGKTTIITTHRLSAIQHADWIIVLDDGRVIEEGTHEGLLGMNGWYKEQFDRQQIGEVE